GCTGACATCCAAGACTACGAGTACGCAATCATCACCGCCCTCGTCGGGTCTCTCGTCTGGTGGCTCGTCTCGGGACTCGTCTCGTTCGTGCTTCCGTTCGGCGGCGTCATCGGCTCGCTGCTCGCGCTCGTCGCGTGGGTGTACATCGTCAACGCTCGCTACCCCGGCGGTTGGGCCAACGCAGTCGGCATCGGCCTAGTAGCCTACCTCACGACGTGGGTCGTGTTGTACGCACTGAGTATCTTCGGCGTCATTCACACGTCGGCGCTTGGCGTCCCCGGTCTGTAATCGGCGCTACAGCTTTTTGCGGTTTTACGACTCGTGTTCGTGTCCTAACTCGCCACTGACGAGTTCGACCGCATTTCTGACGGCACCGACCGAGGAGAGATAGCCCGCGCCGACGGTCGTCTTTAGGGCGTTCGCGGCCGTGCCCGTGAGGACAGTCGGACCGACCTGCGCGACTGCGCCGTCGCCGATGGACACCAGCCAACCGGGCGAGTCGAACGCGAAGCGTTCGAGGCGCGGTTCGAACACGTCGGAGTCGTCCTGTTCGACGAGTCGGGCGATGTTCTGGGCAACGACTCGGGCCTCTCGAACGGCGGCCTGCGCGCTCGCTGGCACCGGTTCGCCGTCGGCGTCCACGACTCTCGCGGCGTCGCCGACGACGAAGGTTCCGTCGCCGAGGCGCATGGTGTTCTGGACCGCCGGGCGCTCGCCGTGGAGTGCGTCGGGGCCGCGGATGCCACCGGTCCAGACGAACTGGTCGTAGTCGATTGTTTCCCCTGTTTCTAACTCGATGGTGTCATGAGTCGCGCGCGCGACTGCAGTGCCGGTTCGAATCTCGACGCCCCGGTCTTCGAGTTCCTCGTGAACGGCTTCTTGGAAGTTCTCGGGGAACGCGGGAGCCACGCTGTCGA
The sequence above is a segment of the Halorussus halophilus genome. Coding sequences within it:
- a CDS encoding NAD(P)/FAD-dependent oxidoreductase, whose protein sequence is MRIVVLGAGYAGLTLARKLERTLSDDVDIVVVEKTGRHLVQHEIHRAIRRPAIADDIVVDLVDVLDRADIRQAEVTDVDHEENVVTLATGDEIEYDYAAVCLGAETAFYDLPGVEEYGTPLKSLEDAARIRDGFFDALEANPEGHVVVGGAGLSGVQVAGELVALAREEDATDAVTVTLLEQLDSVAPAFPENFQEAVHEELEDRGVEIRTGTAVARATHDTIELETGETIDYDQFVWTGGIRGPDALHGERPAVQNTMRLGDGTFVVGDAARVVDADGEPVPASAQAAVREARVVAQNIARLVEQDDSDVFEPRLERFAFDSPGWLVSIGDGAVAQVGPTVLTGTAANALKTTVGAGYLSSVGAVRNAVELVSGELGHEHES